A part of Arachis hypogaea cultivar Tifrunner chromosome 12, arahy.Tifrunner.gnm2.J5K5, whole genome shotgun sequence genomic DNA contains:
- the LOC140176776 gene encoding uncharacterized protein codes for MVTKTQIGNSHVNDLTEIFGQIRHYNMCLNPEKCAFAIQGGKFLGFLLTRRGIEANPDKCRAVPDMASPRTVKEVQRLTGRLAALSRFVPCLASTSIPFFQTIKKKNKFHWNNDLPSEEDHTKQWTLYVDGSSNNGGYGAGICLEAEDGFILEHSLRLDFKASNNQSEYEALVAGLRLCLDLQISAIKEKDWRNNFIQYLQTGNIPKEVDNVKKFRRQASSFTILNGTLYRRGYTRPLLKCLNKPEADIALAEAHEGICGTHTGARSLASKVLRAGFFWPTLNQDSQQKIRTCNNCQKHAPLIHIPAEQVHHSDISWPFNQWGLDILGPFPTAPGQNPKIRQHFASVEHPQTNGLAEATNKVILHALKKKLDDAKGLWAELIPDVLWGYNTTPQSSTRETPFWLVYGSEAMIPLEISQSSIRTYLGNQEEARRSELDIIEEVRDIATLRQRATQQALARQYNKSVKSRSFMKGDLVLRKTETARKPPSHGKLAANWDSPYRISEVLGNGAYKLESKMVKYYPIPGMYLP; via the exons ATGGTCACCAAAACACAAATCGGAAATAGTCACGTCAACGACCTTACAGAAATATTCGGCCAAATTCGCCACTACAACATGTGCCTCAATCCCGAGAAGTGTGCATTCGCCATTCAAGGGGGtaagtttttaggttttctactAACACGCAGGGGAATAgaggcaaatccagacaaatgccgaGCAGTTCCGGACATGGCCAGCCCAAGAACAGTCAAAGAAGTTCAGCGCCTCACAGGAAGACTTGCAGCGCTCTCCAGATTTGTTCCCTGCCTAGCTTCAACATCAATCCCCTTTTtccaaacaataaaaaagaaaaacaaatttcaTTGGAACAACGATT TACCTTCAGAAGAAGACCATACAAAGCAATGGACTTTGTACGTGGACGGCTCCTCCAATAATGGGGGCTACGGAGCAGGAATATGCCTGGAGGCCGAAGATGGCTTCATACTGGAACATTCTTTACGTCTAGATTTCAAAGCCAGCAACAATCAATCCGAATATGAAGCACTAGTCGCCGGGCTCCGACTTTGTCTAGATCTCCAAATATCGGCGATAAAG GAAAAAGATTGGAGGAACAACTTCATACAATATTTGCAAACAGGAAATATACCAAAAGAGGTGGACAATGTCAAAAAATTCCGGAGACAAGCATCTTCCTTCACAATACTCAACGGAACATTGTACAGACGAGGATACACTCGCCCATTACTAAAGTGTCTCAACAAGCCCGAAGCAGACATAGCACTAGCAGAGGCACATGAGGGAATCTGCGGAACACACACAGGTGCACGAAGTTTAGCATCGAAGGTCCTTCGAGCCGGTTTCTTCTGGCCGACTTTAAACCAAGATAGCCAACAAAAGATCCGAACATGTAACAACTGCCAAAAACATGCACCACTAATACACATTCCGGCCGAGCAGGTACATCACTCTGATATCAGCTGGCCCTTCAACCAATGGGGTTTAGACATACTCGGTCCGTTTCCGACGGCACCGGGTCAG AATCCTAAAATCAGACAACATTTCGCTTCAGTAGAGCATCCTCAAACAAATGGACTAGCTGAGGCGACAAATAAGGTCATCCTACATGCACTTAAGAAAAAGCTAGATGACGCCAAAGGCCTCTGGGCCGAGCTAATACCCGATGTCCTCTGGGGGTATAACACAACTCCACAGTCATCAACAAGAGAAACACCATTTTGGCTGGTATACGGCTCTGAAGCAATGATACCACTGGAGATCTCCCAGAGCTCCATCAGAACTTACCTCGGCAATCAGGAGGAAGCTCGGAGATCCGAGCTCGATATCATCGAAGAAGTAAGAGACATCGCCACATTAAGGCAACGCGCAACACAGCAAGCATTAGCTCGCCAATACAACAAATCAGTTAAAAGCAGATCATTTATGAAAGGAGACTTAGTACTTCGTAAAACGGAAACTGCTCGGAAACCACCCTCACATGGAAAGCTCGCAGCAAACTGGGACAGTCCATACCGAATATCAGAAGTACTCGGCAATGGAGCATACAAACTCGAATCAAAGATGGTAAAGTACTACCCAATACCTGGAATGTATCTTCCCTAA
- the LOC112730198 gene encoding uncharacterized protein: MADAPPPSLSELMRMVADLQQANQRMANENQIMSAQIAEINHAQIEHNDTRRQQPEYEEHQSQPSHVSETVRAEEPQLEDGKEEVDDLVGPFTEEVMNFELPKRFTLPLTLTPYDGLGDPRKFLKKFRSIMIVNGASDTVLCRCFPNYLDGPALDWLCALPAGSISHFQQLAKLFKEHFAGSAIYLHDSDYLNTIKQGPNESLKDYMTRFTKVVISIPDLHPEVHLHAIKSRLRPGKFQETIAVAKPKTLAEFHEKAKGQIDIEELRQARRTDKSHFREDKKSSGSKKNLKLTPRFDSYTQFKTKREDIIKEILNSKLIKPPRKAGTYQDAKNIDKSKYCAFHQKHGHNTDDCVVAKDLLERLARQGHLNKYIGGHIQKRAPFHNKRFPRTTKPRKR, encoded by the coding sequence ATGGCTGACGCACCACCTCCTTCACTGTCCGAACTCATGCGAATGGTGGCTGATCTACAACAAGCCAATCAACGAATGGCCAACGAGAATCAAATAATGTCTGCCCAAATCGCTGAAATAAATCACGCTCAGATTGAGCACAACGATACTCGCCGCCAGCAACCAGAATATGAGGAACATCAATCCCAACCCTCTCATGTGTCGGAGACTGTCCGAGCCGAAGAACCTCAACTTGAAGATGGAAAGGAAGAGGTCGACGACCTTGTAGGACCTTTCACAGAGGAAGTAATGAACTTTGAATTACCAAAGAGGTTCACTTTGCCGCTGACCCTCACACCTTATGATGGACTCGGAGACCCAAGGAAGTTTCTTAAGAAGTTCCGATCAATAATGATCGTCAATGGTGCATCAGATACAgttttatgtcgttgttttccGAATTATTTAGACGgccctgcacttgattggttgtgTGCTTTGCCTGCAGGTTCCATTTCTCATTTTCAACAGCTGGCGAAGTTATTCAAAGAACATTTTGCCGGGTCCGCAATTTATTTGCACGACTCCGATTACTTGAATACTATCAAGCAAGGACCGAATGAAAGCTTGAAGGACTACATGACCCGCTTCACCAAGGTCGTGATCAGTATACCTGACCTCCACCCCGAGGTCCACCTACACGCAATCAAAAGCAGACTTCGACCTGGAAAGTTCCAGGAAACAATCGCAGTAGCCAAGCCAAAGACTCTTGCAGAATTTCACGAGAAAGCAAAAGGACAAATTGATATTGAAGAGCTCAGACAAGCTCGGAGAACTGACAAGTCACACTTCCGAGAAGACAAAAAGAGCTCGGGTAGTAAGAAAAATCTTAAACTAACGCCTCGATTTGATTCTTATACGCAGTTCAAAACCAAGAGAGAAGAcataatcaaagagatcttgaacTCAAAGCTGATCAAACCACCAAGGAAAGCTGGCACCTATCAAGATGCAAAGAATATAGACAAATCCAAGTACTGCGCTTTCCATCAGAAGCACGGCCACAACACTGATGATTGTGTAGTCGCCAAGGACCTTTTAGAACGATTGGCAAGGCAGGGACACCTCAACAAATACATTGGGGGTCACATCCAAAAGCGTGCCCCCTTCCACAACAAACGATTCCCCCGAACAACCAAACCGAGGAAAAGATAA